The bacterium genome segment AATCGAACTGTCCCCCTTTTCCTTCCCCCCTTCTTCCCTTCATAAGGGGGGCAACTTTTACCCCACAAAATCGCTTCGCAATTTCGCGGGGACCCCGGGTTTTGTCCCATTTCTGACCATCTTTTGACCATCTTTTGACCAGCTTTTGACCAGCATTTGAGCATGAAACCTGACCTCATACCTTTAATCCTGACTTTGAAATCGTGATTGGAAGCGCTAAAGCCTGAACTAGTTTCTTGAAACTTGACAAGCGGTTTCTTTATAAGTATAATTCAATCTCAGAAGGGAAGAAAGGTTATATTGGACAAACTGTGATGTGTGTAGGTTAAGAATTTTCCGGCGGTTATACCGGGAGTGATCACCCGTTCCCATCCCGAACACGGTAGTTAAGCCTCCCAGGGCCGATGGTACTGCGCTCCTTAGGCGTGGGAGAGTAGGTCGCCGCCGAGCTATTGTAAGACCCACCTTGAAAGGTGGGTCTTTTCTTATCGTCCTAAAATTTCGTGAGTTAGAAAGTATCTCTCTGATTTATGAACCGGTAACAAAATACATAGGACCCATCCGCCGTATCTCCACGTGTCTGAATCCTGCGTCTTTCATCAATCTGCGAACGTCTCTCTCCGTGTAAAAATAAACAGGGCAGCCTCTTAAGTGCAATCGTATCTTGCGAGGAATCGTTCGCCAGTTCCACAAGACCGGAAAGCTCAGCATGACCTTTTCTTTCGTCAATTTTCTCATACGTATCAGGGCTGGCAATGGGTTTTTTATATAATCCAGAAGACCCATGCCTATACAGATATCAAATAAGTGGTCAGTATTGAAATCCATTATATCCGTGAGTATGAAGTCTGTCCTTGCGTCGAGGTGTTCGGCTTTTGCCCTGTTTCGGCATATCGTAAGCATTGTCGGTGAGACGTCTATGCCAACTACTCTTAAAGCGCCTCTGCGGCCGAGTTCCAGCGAATAAAGTCCTGTACCGCAGCCTGCGTCGAGAAAGGTCTTTTTATGAATGGGTTCAGATTTAAGCATTGCATACTCGAATCGCTTATACATGGCCCATCTAAAAACCTTGTCCAGTTGCGAGCCGAGTTTGCTTTTCTGGTGGGAGTAGATGGCATCAAAATTCAAGGCTTCTATGCTCCAGTATTCTCTTTGGGTAAGCATTCTCATATCCCTAAAACCTCACTTACGCTGGTGAATCTGAAGTCATCAAGCAGCTTCTCAAATCTGTAAGGCGCCTTATCAAGATTATGGTAATGTCTGAATCTGTTGAGTAGAGATAAGCCGATGCGGGGTTGCCCTGAATCAAGTTCCCATGGATGGAAGTAGAAAACTATGGGTCTCCCTTCTTTATTACATCGGGATAGTAATGTCTTTGTCAAACCGTAGGGGTAAAGCCTGAAATACCCACCGCCTCCGCAAGGTATCCTTTGTCCAGCTACTTCAACTGCACTCACAGGGACCTCGGTTATCTCGTTTGTAATCTTGTAGATAGATAGTTGAGAATCACCTACACCGTAGTCAGGATGAAACCCAATCGGAAAAATCGAAGAGTCGTATTTGATTCCGTGTCTCGTCATAATTTCGAATGCCCAGGATGTGTCTTCAATTATCGTAAAGGAAGGTGCCCGGTACCCTAAAACTGGAGTGCTTACAATATCTCCAATAATTTCTAATGATCTTTTCAAATCAGCGTTAAACTCATCCGGAGTCATTTCGGTTAGCGAAACATGTGAATACCCGTGAGAGGCGATTTCGTGGCCATGTCTGGCAACTTCTTTGACCAAGTCAGGCACCCGTTCGGCAAGCCAGCCGAGAACAAAAAAGGTAGCCTTTGTATTGTGGGCATCAAGTATATTGAGAAGCCTTTTTGTGTTAGCAATAACCCTTAATTCCTGGGAATTCCAATCATTTCTGCTCAAACCTTGTTCAAGTATGTGTCCGCAGAACCATTCTTCAAGATCGATTGACAAGGCATTAATCATAAAGTGGAATATACCCACAATCCCAAATAGGTCAATAAGCTATTGAGACGGTATCGAAGATCGGTTTTAGTGGTATCGCGGTAGAGATTTTTGATACCTGTTATAACGTTTTCTCTTTGTATTCGTTATGGACTTCTTCGCCTTCTTCAACCGCATTCTCGGTTTCTATTGCTCTGCCTTTCCAGATGTTCTGGCCTGTAATGGTCATCAACATTGAGCGAATAGCCATAATAACCCAAAGGAAAACACTCACAGGATACAGAAATGTCAGATACAATGGATAACGAAAACGCAGATGGGTAATACTCCAGACAAGAAAAGAAAAAAGAACAGTGATGAGAGCCAGAAGTACATTCGTCGCTGGAATCTTTCCACCTGCAAAAACCAGACCCAATAAGACAAACGGAAAGATGAACACGAGAGAAAGCCACATCCAGACAGGCAGGTATATAAGTATCTTCTTCCTGAAAGTTGCATAAAGATTCTTGCTGAAGCCCTCTGCAACCTCTTCGAGATTCGAATACATCCTGCAATTAACCATGTTAACTGCATCAAGCATTCTCCATTTAAGTCCGAATTGCTTGATTCTGCGTCCGAGTTCGACATCGTCCAGCACGCAATGCTTTACGGATTCAAAACCTCCAACTGCCTCGAGAGCTTTGCGGGAAAAGAGCATGAACTGACCAACCGAGATGGAGAATAAAGAAGAAGCGGAATTATGGGCAATCGTCATTGGAAAAAAAGTGGAGATGCCGAATGACATAATGGGAATCGTGAGTTTCTCTCCGAGGGTAAGCGCTTCTTCCTTAGGCAAGGCAGTTAGAAAATCGGCCTTCTCGCTAAAAAAAGCCGAAACTGCAAACCGCAGGCTTCTTGGGTTATGTCGCGTGTCAGCGTCTGTATAAAGAAGTAAATCCCCTGCGGCTGCATCCATAAGCTGTTTACACGCCCATGGCTTGCCTATCCATCCGGGAGGCAGACGCTTGCCTTTAACTATTCTCAGGCGCTTATCGGTTGCCATCATTGCTTTCAGTATCTTCCATGTATTGTCGGTCGATTCGTCATCCAGGACTACAACCTCATAGTTGGGATAATCCTGACTGAGGAGGCTGACAATGCAGGCGGCTATATTCGCCTCCTCGTTACGAGCAGGAACGAGTATTGAAACCATCGGGAGGTGTTTGGTTTCCGGATACGATTCAAGTTTCCTGAAATTGCGCAGGTTTGTAACCGCAATGACGATTAAAGCCGCGAGAAAAAAAATAGAGAGGATCTGTAACAAAACCCATACGTCACCCACGCAGCCCTCCTAAAATTCTTAGTATGTATGGTCTTGGTCTGAACGTTTGCTTGAGGTCGGATTTATGCTTGAATATTAAGATACACAGATTCCCGGTCCATATTGCCCAAAGAGGCAAATCTGCGCCTCTTATGAATATCCCCATAAAGACGAGGTAGCACAGAAATGCAAACATGGCAAGAATCACTGACCATGACGGCTGGTCAATTATAACATAGAAAATGCCGATGAGAATGCCGAGTACGAGAACGCCCTCCCATATCGTTATACCCGACCATACGCCAAGGGTTACTGCGATTGCTTTTCCGCCATTGAACTTCAAGAAAGGGGAGAAGGAGTGCCCTAAAATTGGAGCTAACGCAACCGGCACGAGGTTCCATCCATCAATACCGAATAGCCAATGAGCGAGCGCTACAGGAATTGCGCCTTTGGCGAAATCAAGAACCGCGCCAGGCAAGCCTATTTTGGGACCGCCCGCTTTCCAGGCGTTTGCCGCTCCCGGGTTTGAATCCCCGTAGTTTCTTACGTCCTGCTTGAGGAATATCTTTCCCAGCCAGTAAGAGAACATAAGCGACCCTGCAATAAACCCGATGAGGGTCCAAACCATTACATTGAGCATGAAACTCCCAGTTTCAATTTATACTCAAAATCCTAATATTGTCAAGCGGAATAGATTTTATTGTTTTTCATATATTTTGTTTAATTGATTGTCCATAGGCTTTACAATCTTTTGCTCTAGGTTGGCTTTATAATCAAGCGGTGTATCGTATGTTAATATGTCAGGGAGAGCGCTTTCCATTCTTTTCTTGATACTTGTTCCTGGGCATGAAGATGCGATTATGAAAGCCGATTATTATAAGTACAGTCATCCGGACAGCAGTTACTTAAAGAAAGGGGTGAATATTTGTTCACAAGTCCTTGAAGAACAACCGGAAAACGCCTTTGCTCTTTGGATGATAGCAAGATTTAAACTTGCACTTGCCGAGACTAGAAACACAAGAGACGAAAAGCTTAATATTTATGAAGAAGCGCTTAGTTACGCCGACAAGGCTGTGAATGAAGATCCGGCTTAAGCAGACGCGCACTACATCTATGTGGTTATTCTGGGTATAACGGCCCAGACAAGGGGATTTGTTGATTTTCTTATCCAGATTAAAAAAATCAAGGAAGAATTCGAGTTGGCACTTACAATAAATCCCAACCATTCAGGTGTATTGCATGGTCTGGGGATCTGGTATGCCGAGGCCTCGAACTTCTACCCGGTGTGGTCGAAGGACGCGCACGATTACCTGAACAAAGCGCTCAAATCTGACCAGAACAACTCCATGATCTACGTAACACTCGCCCGTCTTTACATAAGGGAGAAGAGGTTTGCTGAGGCGAGGAAGCTTCTTCAAAAGTGTCTGGGTCTCAACAACCCTACAGTGCCCGCCGAGTATTACAACTACTCAAAGCCTGAGTCGCAAAAGCTTTTAAAACAGATAGAAGGCAAGTAATAGCTAGAGCCTTCGCCCTTTCCAGGTTGCCTTTCCCGAAAGTGTTATGATAACCGAATAGTAAGCCATAATGAGTGTCAGCGCGAAGGTCGCCGGATAGAGAAAGACCGTCCAGAAGGGAAACCGGAACTTGAGGATGGTGATTGTCCAGAGAAGCATTGAAGCCAGAATCCCGGACAACGCAATCAACAGTGATAAGTCAGTTATCGGACCTCCTGATAATCTTACAGCAATGACGGCAAACGGCTCAAGAAAAACCGTAAAGAGAAATGTCCACACGAAAAGAAAAGGAATTATCCTGCGTCCGAATGCGGAGAATACCGTTTTGCCCAGACCGAGAAAAGATTCCTTGAAACCTCCATACATCCTGCAGACGACCGAAGACTGACCGTCGAAAAATCTCCACCTGTACCCGAGCTTTTTTATGCGCTGGCCGAAAGCCATATCGTCAACCTGCTTAGTCTTTATGGCGGGATACCCGCCAATCGCCTCGAATGCCTTACGCTTGAACATCATGAACTGACCAACAGTTGCAGAGAATATAGGCCATTTAACTGCGTGTGCGAAGGGTATGGACAAGAATCCGAGG includes the following:
- a CDS encoding methyltransferase domain-containing protein; amino-acid sequence: MLTQREYWSIEALNFDAIYSHQKSKLGSQLDKVFRWAMYKRFEYAMLKSEPIHKKTFLDAGCGTGLYSLELGRRGALRVVGIDVSPTMLTICRNRAKAEHLDARTDFILTDIMDFNTDHLFDICIGMGLLDYIKNPLPALIRMRKLTKEKVMLSFPVLWNWRTIPRKIRLHLRGCPVYFYTERDVRRLMKDAGFRHVEIRRMGPMYFVTGS
- a CDS encoding glycerol-3-phosphate acyltransferase, coding for MLNVMVWTLIGFIAGSLMFSYWLGKIFLKQDVRNYGDSNPGAANAWKAGGPKIGLPGAVLDFAKGAIPVALAHWLFGIDGWNLVPVALAPILGHSFSPFLKFNGGKAIAVTLGVWSGITIWEGVLVLGILIGIFYVIIDQPSWSVILAMFAFLCYLVFMGIFIRGADLPLWAIWTGNLCILIFKHKSDLKQTFRPRPYILRILGGLRG
- a CDS encoding glycosyltransferase, giving the protein MGDVWVLLQILSIFFLAALIVIAVTNLRNFRKLESYPETKHLPMVSILVPARNEEANIAACIVSLLSQDYPNYEVVVLDDESTDNTWKILKAMMATDKRLRIVKGKRLPPGWIGKPWACKQLMDAAAGDLLLYTDADTRHNPRSLRFAVSAFFSEKADFLTALPKEEALTLGEKLTIPIMSFGISTFFPMTIAHNSASSLFSISVGQFMLFSRKALEAVGGFESVKHCVLDDVELGRRIKQFGLKWRMLDAVNMVNCRMYSNLEEVAEGFSKNLYATFRKKILIYLPVWMWLSLVFIFPFVLLGLVFAGGKIPATNVLLALITVLFSFLVWSITHLRFRYPLYLTFLYPVSVFLWVIMAIRSMLMTITGQNIWKGRAIETENAVEEGEEVHNEYKEKTL
- a CDS encoding tetratricopeptide repeat protein; its protein translation is MALTINPNHSGVLHGLGIWYAEASNFYPVWSKDAHDYLNKALKSDQNNSMIYVTLARLYIREKRFAEARKLLQKCLGLNNPTVPAEYYNYSKPESQKLLKQIEGK
- a CDS encoding glycosyltransferase, with translation MLKLILTDFWLQHQASLVVFLAVIIAIAIVNVFALRRFKLGRYQFPKILPKVSVMVPTRNEEKNIGQCIESLLAQDYPDFEVIALDDQSTDRTWEILQKFRTVPRLILMQGKKLPDRWFGKHWACHQMTEAASGEIFLFTDADTKHKPDSISSAVAALIAENADLLTALPREETGSFGEAMLIPVMPFAILGFLSIPFAHAVKWPIFSATVGQFMMFKRKAFEAIGGYPAIKTKQVDDMAFGQRIKKLGYRWRFFDGQSSVVCRMYGGFKESFLGLGKTVFSAFGRRIIPFLFVWTFLFTVFLEPFAVIAVRLSGGPITDLSLLIALSGILASMLLWTITILKFRFPFWTVFLYPATFALTLIMAYYSVIITLSGKATWKGRRL
- a CDS encoding DUF3473 domain-containing protein, with product MINALSIDLEEWFCGHILEQGLSRNDWNSQELRVIANTKRLLNILDAHNTKATFFVLGWLAERVPDLVKEVARHGHEIASHGYSHVSLTEMTPDEFNADLKRSLEIIGDIVSTPVLGYRAPSFTIIEDTSWAFEIMTRHGIKYDSSIFPIGFHPDYGVGDSQLSIYKITNEITEVPVSAVEVAGQRIPCGGGGYFRLYPYGLTKTLLSRCNKEGRPIVFYFHPWELDSGQPRIGLSLLNRFRHYHNLDKAPYRFEKLLDDFRFTSVSEVLGI